A stretch of DNA from Hippoglossus stenolepis isolate QCI-W04-F060 chromosome 16, HSTE1.2, whole genome shotgun sequence:
CCCCAGGATCAAGTGGGGGATATGGGAAGAACCAGCAGCTCCCGTCATTCTATAAAATAGGGACCAAAAGAGCGAATTTTGATGAGGAAAATGCGTGAGTATTACATTCCTCCCTTTATATTCCTCCATGGAGAGAACGGTCAGTGTGTAATGTTATTCCTACTATTGAATGAATTTCAAACAGCATCTTTCTCATTTAAACCAGGTATtttgaagatgatgaagaggattcCAGCAGCAATGTTGATCTACCATATATACCTGCAGAGAATTCGCCCACACGGCAGCAAATGCAGTCTGGTGGTGGCGGCGGCTCAGACAGTGAGGATGACCCACTGGATGCCTTCATGGCAGAGGTTGAGGTGAGCAGATAATTTCACTTAAACAGATAGAAACTAGTTTATAATTTCAACTGCTTAATTTGCtgttctcttgttttgtttttttctccttcagaaTCAAGCAGCGAAAGACATGAGGAAActagaggaaaaggaaaaagagaaaaagtcagCCAAGTAAGACTTCATTTTACtcagatttattcattcatttgacatttttagtcGCCTCTAAGGTCTTTATGTAGgtgtttaatttgaaatttgaccagaggaaaaatatattgcttaattaaaactaaataaaaaatgtaagtttATCTTATGAGGGGCACAAATAATGgaacacacaacagtgtttttGCTGGTTTAATAGATATTATCAGGTAAGTAAAGTGTTCTTAGTCATAGTGGGATGTGGGCTGTCTTGGGTGTATGAACGAGCCGCagggaagttttttttctccgctTCTCATTTCAGGGGTATTCGCGATGACattgaagaagaagatgaacaAGTGAGTGAGCCCTCCAAAGTTTTTAATCCACTACATCGCTGATCAGAGAGGTCTCCGGACCGAATATTCCCCCTCTGATCTCTGTTCTTGTAACACTCCATGCCTTTCCTTCTAGCCGACCATGCAGGTTGCATATTTAGTATCATTAtgatgcagatgtttttcttgtgtAGAGTATTCTTGTCATCTTAGAGAAAGCATGTTtgaattttttatatttttatttatgtcagCTATACACAGAATTGTAAGCAGAATTTTGTCATCTTGTTGCAAAGCTGAACATCTCTCCAGGTATATTGTGCATCTCTTTGTGTTGTCCGGATGCTGTGGTATGCAGCAATCTGGCTCAGTTTTTTTACATGAGGtgctctgctctctgcaggAAGCCTACTTCCGCTACATGGCAGAGAATCCCACAGCCGGCCTGAccctggaggaagaggatgaaaacATTGATTATGACAGTGACGGGAACCCAATTGCCCCCACCACCAAGAAAATCATCTTGCCCCTTCCTCCTATTGACCACACTGAGGTACGGTTGGTTTTAAGAATTGTGTCTCAACTATGAATcaccattttgtgttttaatgttgtgttaaaGTATTTTGTTGTGATTTATGTGGCCTGTTTTTCACAGATTGATTATCCACCATTTGAGAAAAACTTCTACATTGAGCACGAGGAGCTAATCAACCTGACTGGAATTCAAGTGGTGGAACTAAGGCAGAAACTAAACTTGCGAGTAAGTCCACAATTCACTTATTGCAAATTTTACTGTATAACTTGTATATACACACTGTGGCCATTGTAACTTAGCAGACCTTTtacatgcaaaaaaatatatataccaCACGCTAATAGGAAAGAAAAAGTATAGTCTGGGCACTTAAATATTTTTCCTGCTCCCTTTCTTTGTCATTCTCAGGTATCTGGTGCTGCCCCTCCAAAACCCTCGACCAGCTTTGCCCACTTCACCTTTGATGAGCAGCTAATGCACCAAATCCGCAAGTCTGAGTTCACTCAGCCCACACCAATTCAGTGCCAGGTATAGTGCAAGTTTATTTTAAGGTTGCAATATATTTGGAtataaattttattttttttaaataatgatgaaGACATTCTATTGGTTTTGTTTTAGGGTGTGCCTATAGCTGTGTCTGGACGTGACATGATTGGTATTGCAAAAACTGGCAGTGGTaaaactgcagcttttatttggCCAATGCTGGTTCATATCATGGACCAGAAGGAGTTGGAAGCAGGAGAAGGGCCCATCGCAGTTATCGTGTGTCCCACCAGAGAACTTTGTCAGCAGGTAAGCAAAGGGAAGAGATCTTGGGTTGAGATTTTGAAAGGTTAATTAATAGTTTTATTGCTCTAGATTGTACACTAATGTGTGTGACTTTAAATGTTCACCAGATCCACGCAGAATGTAAACGCTTTGGGAAAGCCTACTCATTGCGTTCTGTGGCAGTCTATGGAGGAGGAAGCATGTGGGAGCAAGCCAAGGCTCTGCAGGAGGGGGCAGAGATCGTGGTGTGCACTCCGGTAAGGGAACAGCCTACCAACCTGGCTATTGTAAAGAAAACTTGCACTCCACTGCTGCACCAAACAGGAGGTTTAATGCTAATCTGTGTTTGCACAGGGTCGTCTGATTGACCACGTAAAAAAGAAGGCCACGTCCCTGCAGAGAGTGACCTACCTGGTGTTTGACGAGGCTGATCGCATGTTTGATATGGGCTTTGGTGGGTTGAAATGATCTGTTCTGTAACAAAGATGCTGTCGGCCTGTTTTATGCACTGCAGCTAATTCCTTCTTTCCCCTTCAGAATATCAGGTTAGGTCTATTGCTAGCCATGTCCGCCCTGACAGACAGAGTAAGTGCTTTATGTAATTGGACTGTTTCATTGTCATAAGTTGTCAGGCTTCAAAGCATCTTTAATTACTTTGGATATGATTTCCTCCACAGCTCTTTTGTTCAGTGCTACTTTTCGAAAGAAGATCGAAAGGCTGGCCAGAGACATCTTGACAGATCCTATCCGTGTGGTGCAGGGAGACATCGGAGAGGTACGTGGCATCAAACATCTGCCCCAAAAAAAGCTACACATAAGCTGCTCCCAGACGAGCACTGAACTTCACAGTTCCTCCGAATATTCTCCCGGAGGAGGTGcacgtgtgaacgcaaatgtctgagtgaggcTCTGCggtttctgcggactttcttTGCCTGGCCTCCTTGTATAACATCCATAGAACTCCAGGAGAATTcgatgtgagaaaaaaaaaaaagacaaatattccCGGGTGTAAAAGCGGTGACACGCACGTTAGGAAAcacgacaaagatgtcaagataGTTTGTGGCTATAAGAGCTGATGATGGTGTCGGGGGTGCTGTAAGCATGATCACATGATttccgcagcagagttaatatgctacttcctgcctctgctgcatCCAGCTGTTTCGCCTGAACAATGCcgaggatttgttgctgttgtaaactcgtctgtgcagagaacctcctgctgcgttgtgcatgtgtgaaagacaaactctgggttAACTCTAGATCCAATTCTGcggactttacccgcaggtcatgtctgaaaacggctaacGAGGCAAATGCCAGTTTTTcagaatgtttgtgttcataaattataaaattacTAATATATGTAATTTACAAATTCAAGAACAACAATTTTCCCTATTATATTCCATTGCATAATACTACAATATTTATTCAAGTTTCTTTTAAGCACTTATGCCTGTCATTGAAACATGAATATTGTGTTCCCTTTCTAACCAGGCCAATGAGGATGTGACCCAGGTCGTGGAGATGCTGCACAGTGGGACAGAAAAATGGGCCTGGCTGATCCGGCGGCTCGTAGAGTTTACCTCCTCTGGCTCTGTCCTTATCTTCGTTACCAAGAAGGCAAACTGTGAAGAACTGGCCACTAACCTGACGCAGGAGGGCTACAGCATTGGCCTCCTGCATGGAGATATGGACCAGAGTGAGAGGAACAAGGTCATCAGTGACTTCAAGAAGAAGAACTTGCCCGTTCTGGTGGCCACTGATGTGGCTGGTGAGTAGCCATTTCCTTCCCCCTTTGTTTGAACATCCACATGAACCTACTCATGTCAAGCATTTCTGGCATCTGAGGTTAACTGTATAACCTTATTTTAAAATACCCTAAGGGAAAGTACATACACGTACATTAAAGGTCACGGGCAGATCTGACACCTGTTGCATCAATATCTgttcactgaaaacacagaatggTTTGAAAAATCACCAAgtataaagaaaatatcagCTTTTGCCTCACAGTAATTCAAAGAAAGTTATTAACTAaccaaaaaacacagttttatgtGTAAACAACGTATATTAAGGCTCAAACTTATTAAATCACATCCGGCCCGGTCGTTACTTTTAACACAAAAGACGGGCGGCAATATATTcaatacaacacaaataaacaggtCACAAAAATCACACAATAGTCCCAGGGTTAACATAAAGGCCAAgaataatattttcaaattagTCGGTTGAAAGATTGTTCCAACTAAGGCAAAAATAATATCACAAGTGGAGGCGTTGCGAGACGCTGCGATTCGAACGCAATGGAAACCGCACAGCCTCATCACAGTCCGGTCAGAATATGGGATCCCCGACTTGGTCATCCAGTGAAATATTCCAACATGTGGTATGATCCATAAGAGAAGCAGGATTCCCTGGTTGGCGTTTCACACATAAAACCTGCGGTATCCCCTAAACAAAGACTGGCCTCTTCCCCCATCTGAGCGCACCCGTTTATAACTTTTTGTGCCGTAGAATAAAATTTAAAACCATAGTCTATATTTTACCTTGTGCATATATCATCAATTCTCTGATAATTCcctttttgtac
This window harbors:
- the ddx42 gene encoding ATP-dependent RNA helicase DDX42 → MNWNKGGPGIKRGFGFGGFSLAGKKEEAPAVPDKSQTSFGPPGSSGGYGKNQQLPSFYKIGTKRANFDEENAYFEDDEEDSSSNVDLPYIPAENSPTRQQMQSGGGGGSDSEDDPLDAFMAEVENQAAKDMRKLEEKEKEKKSAKGIRDDIEEEDEQEAYFRYMAENPTAGLTLEEEDENIDYDSDGNPIAPTTKKIILPLPPIDHTEIDYPPFEKNFYIEHEELINLTGIQVVELRQKLNLRVSGAAPPKPSTSFAHFTFDEQLMHQIRKSEFTQPTPIQCQGVPIAVSGRDMIGIAKTGSGKTAAFIWPMLVHIMDQKELEAGEGPIAVIVCPTRELCQQIHAECKRFGKAYSLRSVAVYGGGSMWEQAKALQEGAEIVVCTPGRLIDHVKKKATSLQRVTYLVFDEADRMFDMGFEYQVRSIASHVRPDRQTLLFSATFRKKIERLARDILTDPIRVVQGDIGEANEDVTQVVEMLHSGTEKWAWLIRRLVEFTSSGSVLIFVTKKANCEELATNLTQEGYSIGLLHGDMDQSERNKVISDFKKKNLPVLVATDVAARGLDIPSIRTVVNYDVARDIDTHTHRIGRTGRAGEKGVAYTLLTNKDTTFAGDLVRNLEGANQSVTKELMDLAMQNPWFRKSRFKGGKGKRPNIGGGGLGYRERPGLGAESSERGSSSLLSSTSSFEGYSKPATGAMGDRMSAMKQAFQAQYKSHFVAASSGPPKLSTKSNSSSCWTSAGSLSSVPTESANGSERSHCATLSMSGFTSAGTLSSVPPSLTSSQHSFPQPQLPPPPPPPPSPPSQRDSSRDRHVEDRGRHGDSHHRHSDRSDRHSSEDRHSDRDRHGDRDRDRYGERERHSSSRHSDSRNGDGSRRERDDRRSDRDVGDRGSGEGRDRGEDDSFAVPDPPKRRKSRWDN